The following proteins come from a genomic window of Pseudomonadota bacterium:
- a CDS encoding RT0821/Lpp0805 family surface protein yields MESIFSIVRLAFLIIGSVCLLPSSALAGPPDWAPAHGYRSKHEGKHHDKHHHKKESRHRDGGYEHSRYSEDDDSSEDYRHHRRYGRYSPYYHKDDGLYPRPVLDRRVWRNERPVFVKGECTPRFSGRESGAALGGVLASQASTSNAAMVATGTLLGAILGSRADGAAAADEDCMQQFLERAGEKEQVAWNSAASRYKLTPVRNYRKDGRACREFLTTVVQKGKFREVYRAACRNNDGKWRLVN; encoded by the coding sequence ATGGAAAGCATTTTTAGCATAGTCCGCCTTGCGTTCCTCATTATTGGGAGCGTCTGCCTTCTCCCAAGCAGCGCCCTGGCCGGTCCGCCGGACTGGGCGCCGGCGCATGGTTACCGCAGTAAGCACGAGGGGAAGCATCATGATAAACATCATCACAAGAAGGAAAGCCGTCACCGCGATGGTGGCTATGAACATTCTCGGTACAGCGAGGACGACGACTCCTCTGAGGACTACCGGCATCACCGGCGTTACGGCCGCTATTCGCCATATTATCATAAGGACGATGGCCTCTATCCTCGACCTGTGCTTGATCGTAGGGTCTGGAGAAACGAGCGGCCCGTATTCGTAAAGGGCGAGTGCACGCCGAGGTTTTCAGGACGAGAAAGCGGTGCGGCGCTCGGCGGGGTCTTGGCGTCGCAGGCAAGCACGAGCAACGCGGCGATGGTCGCCACGGGTACCCTGCTGGGCGCCATTCTGGGGAGCCGAGCCGATGGAGCGGCGGCCGCTGACGAAGACTGTATGCAGCAGTTTCTCGAACGCGCGGGCGAAAAGGAGCAGGTAGCATGGAACAGTGCCGCAAGCCGCTACAAGCTCACACCGGTGCGCAATTACCGCAAGGACGGCCGTGCCTGCCGGGAGTTTCTCACGACCGTGGTGCAAAAAGGCAAGTTCCGCGAGGTTTATCGTGCGGCCTGCCGCAATAACGATGGCAAATGGCGGTTAGTCAACTGA
- a CDS encoding DUF2845 domain-containing protein has product MNNKLPMASLAIFSCFAGGLLADDGLRCGTHLVKAGDTKLDVMEKCGPPGFKEIVSGANEALVEQWHYRPGSGSFPRILTFTGARLVDIEAIAKP; this is encoded by the coding sequence ATGAACAATAAGTTACCCATGGCATCCCTAGCGATCTTCTCGTGCTTTGCGGGTGGCCTGCTGGCGGATGATGGCTTGCGGTGCGGCACGCATCTGGTCAAAGCGGGCGACACCAAGCTTGACGTGATGGAGAAATGTGGTCCGCCGGGGTTCAAGGAAATCGTGTCTGGCGCCAACGAGGCTCTGGTCGAGCAATGGCACTACCGTCCGGGTAGCGGGAGCTTTCCGCGGATCCTGACCTTTACCGGCGCCCGCCTGGTCGATATTGAGGCGATTGCCAAACCCTAA